A window of Nerophis lumbriciformis linkage group LG21, RoL_Nlum_v2.1, whole genome shotgun sequence genomic DNA:
ctgaggttgctgaggtagttaaaaagctcctcggtggcaaggccccgggggtagatgagatccgcccggagttccttaaggctctggatgctgtggggctgtcttggttgacaagactctgcagcatcgcgtggacatcgggggcggtaccactggattggcagaccggggtggtggttcctctctttaagaaggggaaccggagggtgtgttctaactatcgtgggatcacactcctcagccttcccggtaaggtctattcaggtgtactggagaggaggctacgccggatagtcgaacctcggattcaggaggaacagtgtggttttcgtcctggtcgtggaactgtggaccagctctatactcccggcagggtccttgagggtgcatgggagtttgcccaaccagtctacatgtgttttgtggacttggagaaggcattcgaccgtgtccctcgggaagtcctgtggggagtgctcagagagtacggggtatcggactgtctgattgtggcagtccgctctctgtatgatcagtgccagagcttggtccgcattgccggtagtaagtcggacacgtttccagtgagggttggactccgccaaggctgccctttgtcaccgattctgttcataacttttatggacagaatttctaggcgcagtcaaggcgttgaggggatctggtttggtggctgcaggattaggtctctgctttttgcagatgatgtggtcctgatggcttcatctggccaggatcttcagctctcgctggatcggttcgcaactgagtgtgaagcgactggaatgagaatcagcacctccaagtccgagtccatggttcttgcccgaaaaagggtggagtgccatctccgggttggggaggagatcttgcctcaagtggaggagttcaagtacctcggagtcttgttcacgagtgagggaagagtggatcgtgagatcgacaggcggatcggtgcggcatcttcagtaatgcggacgctgtatcgatccgttgtggtgaagaaggagctgagccggaaggcaaagctctcaatttaccggtcgatctacgttcccatcctcacctatggtcatgagctttgggtcatgaccgaaaggacaagatcacgggtacaagcggccgaaatgagtttcctccgccgggtggcgggtacATTAAACACTTatctaaaaatgtgtttcttcaTCATTTACAATGTGTTaattggttgttgttgtttttcaaaataaaacttagTTGAAATATTTCAGTAttaagtactttttgaaaatgttgtaCATCTTTAAAAATACTGCGATAATAacgataaccgtgataagaaTAGAAACAtccctaatacaaacatttacctTGCAGCAAACTTCTTCAGACTCCAAACATTTCCATACGCCTCTTGGCCTCTTCCACTTGCCAACACTAGCCAGAGTACCTTGGTTTAACTCCGCACAGAACTGCAATCACACAAACAACACACATCTTAATAGTTGGTACCCTCCCGTTGTAAATAGTTGGTACCCTCCTGTTGTTAATAGTTGGTACCATCCTGTTGTTAATAGTCGGTATCCTTCTGTTGTTAATAGTTGGTACCATCCTGTTGTTAATAGTTGGTATCCTCCTGTTGTTAATAGTTGGTACCCTCCTGTTGTTAATAGTTGGTACCCTCCTGTTGTTAATAGTTGGTACCCTTCTGTTGTTAATAGTTGGTACCCTCCTGTTGTTAATAGTTGGTACCCTCCTGTTGTTAATAGTTGGTACCCTTCTGTTGTTAATAGTTGGTACCCTCCTGTTGTTAATAGTTGGTACCCTCCTGTTGTTAATAGTTGGTACCCTCCTGTTGTTAATAGTTGGTACCCTCCTGTTGTTAATAGTTGGTACCCTTCTGTTGTTAATAGTTGGTACCATCCTGTTGTTAATAGTTGGTACCCTCCTGTTGTTAATAGTTGGTACCCTCCTGTTGTTAATAGTCGGCACCCTTCTGTTGTTAATAGTTGGTACCCTTCTGTTGTTAATAGTTGGTACCCTCCCGTTACAAATAGTtggcacccgcctgttgttaATAGTTGCTACCTTTCTATTGTTAATAGTCGGTTGTTTATAGTTGGTACCCACCTGTTGTCAATAGTTGGTACCCTTCTGTTGTTAATAGTTGGTACCCTCCCGTTATAAATAGTCGGTACCCTCCTGTTGTTAATAGTTGGTACCCTCCTGTTGTTAATAGTTGGTACCATCCCGTTACAAATATCTTTCTATTGTTAATAGTCGGTACCCTTCTGTTGTTTATAGTTGGTACCCACCTGTTGTCAATAGTTGGTACCCTTCTGTTGTTAATAGTTGGTACCCTCCCGTTATAAATAGTTGGTACCATTCTGTTATTAATAGTTGGTACCATTCTGTTGTTAATAGTTGGTACCCTCCTGTTGTTAATAGTTGGTACCCTTCTGTTGTTAATAGTTGGTACACCACTGTTGTTAATAGTTGGTACCATCCTGTTGTTAATAGTTGGTACCCTCCTGTTGTTAATAGTTGGTACCCTCCTGTTGTTAATAGTTGGTACCCTCCTGTTGTTAATAGTTGGTACCCTCCTGTTGTTAATAGTTGGTACCCTCCTGTTGTTAATAGTTGGTACCCTCCTGTTGTTAATAGTTGGTACCCTCCTGTTGTTAATAGTTGGCACCCTTCTGTTGTTAATAGTTGGTACCCTCCCGTTATAAATAGTCGGTACCCTCCTGTTGTTAATAGTTGGTACCATCCCGTTACAAATAGTTGGTACCCGCCTGTTGTTAATAGTTGGTACCTTTCTATTGTTAATAGTCGGTACCCTTCTGTTGTTTATAGTTGGTACCCACCTGTTGTCAATAGTTGGTACCCTTCTGTTGTTAATAGTTGGTACCCACCTGTTGTAAACAGTTGGTacccttctgttattaatagttGGTACCCTTCTGTTGTTAATAATTGGTATCCTCCTGTTGTTAATAGTTGGTACCATCCTGTTATTAATAGTTGGTTATATCCTGTTGTTAATAGTTGGTACCCTTCTGTTGTTAATAGTTGGTACCCTTCTGTTGTTAATAGTCGGTATCCTCCTGTTGTTAATAGTTGGGACACCACTGTTGTTAATAGTTGGTACCATCCTGTTGTTAATAGTTGGTACACCACTGTTGTTAATAGTTGGTACTCGCCTCTTGTTAACGGTTGGTACCCACATGGTTGTTAACCTTGTGTTGTTAATAGTTGGTACCCTTGTGTTGTTAATAGTTGGTACCCTCCTGTTGTTAATAGTTGGTACCATTGTGTTGTTAATAGTTGGTACCCTCGTGTTGTTAAAAGTTGGTACCCTTGTGTCGTTAAGAATTGGTACCATTGTGTTGTTAATAGTTGGTACCTTCCTTTTGTTAATGTTGGTACCCTCCTGTTGTTAATAGTTGGTACCCTCCTGTTGTTAATAGTTGGTACCCTCCTGTTGTTACTGTTTGGTACCTTCCTGTTTTTATTGGGTACCCTTGTGTTGTTAAGAGTTGGTACCCTCCTGTTGTTAAGAGTTGGTACCCATGTGTTGTTAAGAGTTGGTACCCATGTGTTGTTAAGAGTTGGTACCAATGTGTCGTTAAGAGTTGGTACCCTTGTGTCGTTAAGAGTTGGTACCCTTGTGTCGTTAAGAGTTGGTACCCTTGTGTTGTTAATAGTTGGTACCCTCCTGTTGTTATTGGGTACCCATGTGTTGTTAAGAGTTGGTACCTTGTGTCAAAGAAATGACATACCACAAGTCATATCATTGGAAGAAAGAGTGGAACTTTACAGAATATTATAATTGACAAACAACAAAGTCCTTAAGTAGGTAGAAGTACTCGAGTCCAATATTTGACACACCAAATAATGACGCTTGCTCTCTGAGTGTTaggttcaaatcccagtcagtGTAACATTATCCTTATTTTGTATCAAATAATATTCATAATCGTACTACAATAATGATGCATATGATGTTTCTATTCCAGGCCTTATAGGCTTGACTGAGAAGATGATGTCCTTTGGACAAAAGCAATTAAGGACCCCTGCTACTATTTACTTTGCTTAGTACTACTTTTTCAGAAGTGTTAGGTGTTAGTATTACTTTACCTTACTTAGAAAGTAATTAGTATGAGTACTACTTTCCCTTGATTAGTACTTTTTCTCGATATGTGATATGTATGAGTACTACTTTACCTTACTTAGTACTACTTTCTTTACAAGTGATAtgtacagtattactactactttaACTTACCTAGTACTACTTTCTCCACAAGTGATACGTTTTAGTAATACTTTACCTTGCTTAGTAAGTGATAAGTATGAGTACTACTTTACTTAGCTTGGTAAGTAAGAAGAAGATGCACTACTTTACCTTTTGTAGTACACCTTTCTCCAACAGGTCCTGCACTGCCAGTAACTTGATGCTGCAACACATGACCACATACAGTATAAAGTACTCCAACACATAACAACGTACAGTATATAGTACTCCAACACATGACCACATACAGTATCAAGTACTCCAACACATGACAACATACAGTATCAAGTACTCCAACACATGACCACATACAGTATCAAGTACTCCAACACATGACCACATACAGTATCAAGTACTCCAACACATGACCACATACAGTATCAAGTACTCCAACACATGACCACATACAGTATCAAGTACAGTATTAGATTATGTACCTATAATTCAAAGCtaacacaatatctgtttttagcgtgaggtggcgacttgtccagggtttaccccgccctccgcccgagtgcagctgggataggctccagcatccccgcgagggacaagtggtagaaaacggatgcaTGGACAAAAATACCAATATGGCCcttgcatactttgactttttagtatgCGGCCCTTCCTGGCAAGATTTGGGCTACCCCCGAACTAAAATATCAAAAGTAGTGATACTGTGATTTGAGAATGGATATTAGAGCATCTGGTATGGATCTGCACACGACCATGTTGAGATGGTGTGAGTACTCACTAGAGACGGCCGATATcgattgatcttgtttaattggaagctggctcgccccccatcacacggccgttggattagagaggttctctacaatctaaaactggaaaaacttaggttttcgctaaaaggctcggttcaagcatttgaaagctcatggagcccttttttgctgtatgtcaaccagaggtgggtagtaacgcgctacatttactccgttacatctacttgagtaacttttgggataaattgtacttctaagagtagttttaatgcaacatacttttacttttacttaagtatatttatagagaaggaacgctacttttactccgctacttttatctacattcagctcgctactcgctactaatttttatcgatctgttaatgcacgctttgtttgttttggtctgtcagacagaccttcatagtgcctgccttactggtgacgtttcacttcgttccaccaatcagatgcagtcactggtgacgttggaccaatcaaacagagccaggtggtcacatgacctgacttaaacaagttgaaaaacttattggggtgttaccatttagtggtcaattgtacggaatatgtactgtactgtgcaatctactaatacaagttccaatcaatcaatcaaaagtgtgaaggaaaaaagatacttgttttatttcaaccgtaccgtcaaaagcctcaagactgaccgcacatgaggacgttcctgtcttcacaataaaagtgccgcgccatcgcgcctgcgctttcaaaacaagagtctccgaaagccagcgtaaacaagctagcaagctacggagtttgacaccaatatatttcttgtaaagtgtataaaaacgaatatggaagctggacaaataggatgccaaaaacccaccactttcatgtggtattagacagaaaggaggaacttttcttctcctccatttgaaaacgtggacgttatcagcactactgtctgattacaatcaacgcaagtcatcagaatcaggtaatacaccaacttatattttagtcttcattaaagaaaggaatctatatgttaaacatgcatgtatattcattaaaacacctttaacatgtaaacaaaaacagcaaaataaatacttataaattatatactgtgtatatcaatgtatatgtatgtatgtatgtatatatatatatatatatatatatatatacatatatatatatgatatgagtgtgtatgttactcatcagttactcagtacttgagtagttttttcacaacatactttttacttttactcaagtaaatatttgggtgactactgcttacttttacttgagtaataaatctctaaagtaacagtactcttacttgagtacaatttctggctactctacccacctctgatgtcaactctcttgacctatgcccagacgcagatgaggaataatctcccttttatttattagtattatttcattctatttttattttattatatattattataattattattaaatttttgttttattttattattatatatatatatttttttttttttttttttagatatatctgtctgtctctggcctcgtatgtgtgtgtgtgtgtgtgagaatgtgtctgtctttgtcgtcttacttgttacataattgtgccatttgtccctcgttagtgggacctgagtggggtgggtgggtggtttgggttttaagggaaagggtgtgaatcatttactgactttaaaattgtactgtttcgacttgcacttttttctgtctatttgaaaatgccaataaaaaaagttgggaaaaaaaaaagaatgacaaacatttcgggagaacatccgcaccgtaacacaacataaacacaacagaacaaatacccagaaccctttgcagccgggacgctacaatatacaccccccccgctacctccccacctcaaccctgcccacctcaaccttctcatgctctctcagggagagcatgtcccaaattccaagctgctgttttgaggcatgttaaaaaaaataatgcactttgtgacttcaataataaatatggcagtgccatgttggcattttttttccataacttgagttgatttattttggaaaaccttgttacattgtttgtaaggctgaaacgacgcgtcgacgtagtcgacgtcatcggttacgtaaatacgtcgacgccgtttttgtgcgtcggcgcgtcgcatatttacgtcacactactgtcatggcggagcgcaaagcagacgatgcgagcgaggggaaaaaagcacgccaaaagtcgtcaaaagtgtgggagtatttcaattgtatgcacactgtgtcgagcggaaatggcctatcatagcagcacaacggctatgaacgaacatttgaaaagaaaacccccgacagcgttcttgccatcaccatcaacaagtcaatcgtccgcgtgcgtatacgttgtcattattacacaaaaacatgaatgtgtcatttgtatctgcgttgtaaattcataaactaaagcaccgtttcgctctgagaggcgcgtttggcgttcctgtttagtgtttacaaagacgcgctcctctttaacgctgtggagaggcggcggcggccagcgagcggcgaggcggggcgcgccgggagcgacgccgcaatcgtgcccaggtgcgcgatccgcgcagttggaagagaaaagactttgtgtaaaattaaaagattgtaaacctggcaaagccgtctggcgttcagtctgtcggtcctgaaagaaccccacggcacaagacgtgtcacaaacgctaacgttaattagttgtgcaaataccttttacaacattaacagttacatatactatgtacaaaccaacaattaactttcactttaatcatactatcattgttgtgttattaagcaaaataagcaatacttttacttttgttgaaatgtttacactgtacacttttttgtattggatgtttagctttatttttgcacattttagcaaataagcaatacttttacttttgttgaaatgtttacacttgttacagaatatttccgttttgtacttttttgtattggatgtttatctttatttttgcacattttaaagcaaaataagcaatacttttacttttgaaatgcttatactattccagaatattaagatttgcactggatgtttacttttatatttgcacattaaaaagcaaataagctacttttaattttgttaaatgttaaaagttttaaatgtttacattgttacagaatattttgtcatgttgttgtcaatgttgactgagtggccatacttttttttttgtaaataaaagccatgccttttgaaaaaactggcctacatttattttttcctcttcattttaaattaaaaaaaaaaatcggtaaaaggaaaaataatctatagattaaccgattaatcgaaaaaaataatcgatagattaatcgatagaaaaataatcgttagctgcagccctaattgtttgatgcatccagcggggcatcacaacaaaattaggcataataatgtgttcattccacgactgtatatatcggttgatatcgaaatcggtaattaagagttggacaatatcggaatatcggatattggcaaaaaagtacTCACTCGTTCTCCAGGAGGGTCATGCACACCACCTCCTTCACCCCGGGGTTGTTGGCCTTGTCGCAGGAACACTTCTGCAGGCTCCACGTGGCCACGCGCACCACGCACTTCCTGTGCCGCAGCACGGCCGCCGTCTGCGCGCTCGCTCGCACGGGAACCACCTGGGCGGGTCCGCCGGGCGGTAGGCCCGCTGTGTCGCTGTTCAGGCTGAGGGAAGTGGGGCCAGGGTGCAACCGGGTCGTGTGCGGGGGTCTTCCGTTGGTGTCGGTGAAGGAGGGCACCACCGACACCTGCAGAGGGTGGTTGATGTGCTTCACCCTCAGCAGGTCCTCCGTGCTTCTGAAGGGGCGATCCCGGACTATACTGCGTGCTATTTCCTCTGTGATACCAGGAACGCTCATGAGCTGATCAGGTGTGGCCGTGTTCACGTCCAGCTGCTGACCCCGGTCTTTCCGCGGGGAAGACGGCGAGCGCCGAGACCAACTCCCTCTGTCCCAAACGCAGATTTCGACTTTGACGGCCTCCAGTTTGGCGGCGCCGACTCCGCTCACCAGTGCCAGGTCCTCCACCTTTTTAAAGCCGCCGATGCAGTCCCGGTACTGCACGATGCTGCGGGCCACGGTGCGGTCCACGCCGGGGAGAGTCATGAGCTCCTCCTCGCTGGCGGCGTTGATGTTGAGACGCTCCTGCCTCACCAGGACGTTTCCGAAGTTGCACGCCGCGCTCAGCTTGCGCCTTTTGCCGCTGACGTCGCCGGGGTCTCTGGGGATGGAGCGGTGGCAACCCAGGCTGCCGCCCATGACTCGGGCCGGTCTCGGGCCAAGGACAACGGACTGAcgggaaaaacaacacagcatAAATATGCGTCACGAGATACCAACACTGATATCATTTTATAAATAATAGTATCAATATCAATACCAACACCATAAACATTATATCAATATTAGTATCAGTATCAATACCATTATCATATTATTACTAGTATCAACATCAATACAAATATCATTATAACCA
This region includes:
- the eepd1 gene encoding endonuclease/exonuclease/phosphatase family domain-containing protein 1, whose amino-acid sequence is MGGSLGCHRSIPRDPGDVSGKRRKLSAACNFGNVLVRQERLNINAASEEELMTLPGVDRTVARSIVQYRDCIGGFKKVEDLALVSGVGAAKLEAVKVEICVWDRGSWSRRSPSSPRKDRGQQLDVNTATPDQLMSVPGITEEIARSIVRDRPFRSTEDLLRVKHINHPLQVSVVPSFTDTNGRPPHTTRLHPGPTSLSLNSDTAGLPPGGPAQVVPVRASAQTAAVLRHRKCVVRVATWSLQKCSCDKANNPGVKEVVCMTLLENDIKLLAVQDLLEKGVLQKFCAELNQGTLASVGKWKRPRGVWKCLESEEVCCKEVSYSGFLWDSTGVQLLDAALLESAKNCDGASTSFLAHFSISSHKVAVVNVHMRATVGKKQSAEVKGRPLSAIIQETLKGEKEVVVLGDFGRPPQSAELDFLRKEKMSALLAAKHFTNISTTCPQGTHCLDNIWLSRSLKKIYSGHCTVVREGLTNPWIPDNWSWGGVASDHCPVVADFSAGASRKHGGGPAISALEPADQPKHER